The Aspergillus flavus chromosome 2, complete sequence region CACTACCGTACTTCTTTTCCCACAAGGCACGACGCGCCTGCTGTCCCATTCGATTCTTCCGACGTGGTTGCTGTTCATCAATGTTTTCTGGTTCGGACTCTGAGCCGGAAAAGTATCCACCCATGGTTAGGGAAGGCAGGAAGGTTGTACTGGTAGCTGGGGCACTTGATGTGCTGCTCTTGCCCTTCTGTTTCTTAGCCGGCGGCGAGTCCGGTGAAGGAGACCGGGATATAGACATATCAGACGGCGCTTGTAGATTCACGCCTCCATCAGAGCCACTATCATCACTCGCTGCACCATCTgcaccttcctcatcctcatcctccgagCCCGGCGCAAGCCTTGAATCAAATTGCGCATAGTCTATACTCTCCGCTTCGCTCatgacttcatctccttcaccttcttcacctccttcactcttttcatctccttcttcctcatcgaacTTTGCAGCAGCCGCAGCTATTCTAGGGTCCTCCGGTTCACTATCCGACACGGATACAGCCCGCTGTTCCGTCTTCGTCTTAGTCGCACTTTCTTTTGACCCAGCCTCCTTGCCTTTATCCTTCTTGCCACCAGCCacttcctccacccccagTAGCTTTTTAATATCGGTCATAATATTCGGAAACGCATTCTTCACTGGATTAGACTTGTACAATCGCGCAGTAACGTTCGCCTCGGCCGTACTCTGCGGCCCCTCTGTAGAAATGTTCTTCGACTCTTTAAATTGGATAAAAGCTGGCGCCTCGGAAATTCGTTTCGTCTTAAACAGCTGTttgaaaagatatttttGCGCCGTAGCGGTTGGATCAAGACTCTATCATACCGATTGCAATTAGCATGCGATCAACCACAATAAGTAGTATATCCCGCATAAGACCCAAGAATATCAAACAAATAAAGAAccacgaaaagaaagaagaagtagaagtagaagacaAGACAAACCTTGATAAAAGCAATCTCCTCCGCGATTTTCTGCAACGCCTCAGAGCTCCCCTGCGACTTGGCGGTTTTTTCTCTCCTCGATAACTTCTGTCTCTCGAAGCCTTTGGCGACCTTCAGCGCACGCGATAGGAGGACGACGCCCTGCTCGAACTTTTGCGTCAGGCGCATGGTTTGCACGTTGTATGTGCGCTTGGGACCGGAGTCCACGTCGGAGAGTTTGCGTTTGGgcattttgatttctttggtgttggtttttcttttctcttcctttctgggATTGTGAGGTATTGAATTATTTGCGGGTGAGGGAGTAGGAGGATTGGGGTCTTGCTGGTtggtgttgtggttgttgagTTTGGGTGGTGAGGTTGATGGGGTCTTagaatattcttttttttctttttctatgATGCGGATTTATGCCCGTGCCAAGAAGTGGATTTTGCTTTACTGCCAGTTATGCcgttgctttcctcttcttaaCAAGGATTTTCTCACTAGTGGCCTTAtctggttttatttttatcttatAAATCGGGGGTAAATGATTGGACGAGGGGTTTGGAGCTATCATTTAGACTATTTTTCGATTGTGAGGGTCAACTGGGTTTTATATGTGGTTTCAATTGtggtttttttttgtctttttcttgtctttttacTTGATAAACTCTTGACCAAACAATTGCACTGAATTCACTCGTAgacgtatgtacatacaaacaGGAAAGGAAATACGAATACACTgctctatttcttttcctcgggCTTCTCCTCGGGCTTGGGGGTAGGAAGCTTGAACTAGTCCATATAGTTAGCAAAAGCAAGTCGATTGCGAGTTCTACCAAACATACCGACTCGGGGGTTCTGTCCACACCCGTTCCAACAGGCTCCCAGGCGGCCGTACCACCCTCGAAGTTCCGGAATGCCTGTGTAAGCTCAAGAGGCTCGATGACaatgcgcttcttctcttcgtcatA contains the following coding sequences:
- a CDS encoding putative cellular morphogenesis protein: MPKRKLSDVDSGPKRTYNVQTMRLTQKFEQGVVLLSRALKVAKGFERQKLSRREKTAKSQGSSEALQKIAEEIAFIKSLDPTATAQKYLFKQLFKTKRISEAPAFIQFKESKNISTEGPQSTAEANVTARLYKSNPVKNAFPNIMTDIKKLLGVEEVAGGKKDKGKEAGSKESATKTKTEQRAVSVSDSEPEDPRIAAAAAKFDEEEGDEKSEGGEEGEGDEVMSEAESIDYAQFDSRLAPGSEDEDEEGADGAASDDSGSDGGVNLQAPSDMSISRSPSPDSPPAKKQKGKSSTSSAPATSTTFLPSLTMGGYFSGSESEPENIDEQQPRRKNRMGQQARRALWEKKYGSGANHVKQQQQQQKRSRDSGWDMRRGATDGSEGPRGRRGQGRGPPGRSQHGGDRPQRGPPAQRRKPEDDKPLHPSWEAAKRAKEQKATAAFQGKKVTFD